In Candidatus Rokuibacteriota bacterium, the genomic stretch ACAAAAACGGCGCAGGCATCAAAGCATCCTGCGCCGTTTCCGTTCTGACTGGGTCGGTCCGTCGCCTACCAACGGGGCGCGCGACCCTTGCCGCCGCCGGAGCCCCTGTCTGAGCCAGAGCCTCGGGAACGCGCAGCCTGCGGGTTTGCGATGTTGACCGTGAGCCGTCGGCCCTCGAAGGCCTGATCGTTCAGCTTCGCGATCGCCGCCTGGGCCTCTTCGCTCGTGGACATCTCCACGAAGCCGAAGCCGCGGGACTGCCCCGAGAACTTGTCGGCGATCACCGCGGCGGACTCAACGGTCCCGCAC encodes the following:
- a CDS encoding RNA-binding protein, with the protein product CGTVESAAVIADKFSGQSRGFGFVEMSTSEEAQAAIAKLNDQAFEGRRLTVNIANPQAARSRGSGSDRGSGGGKGRAPRW